The sequence aaatacgGCTGGCTCGATCAAATCAGCGacctcaagcaatgccatagccgcaaagctatcaTGGTGGGCACAGGAGTGCTGATTCGACGTGCGGCGACCCTGTGGTGCattttaattaatgcggctctgcttctgcacgtccTGCGTGATTTTTGCTTGTTTTCTGTCTTTTAGTGTTTCTGGCAGTGTAGACATGTATAGGCATCACTTCATGACTGTCACGACACATCTTTTGGAAAACGAAACCGAgactgtttgcaaaaaaaaaaaaaaaagcatattatTTTAGGGCGCTCCGAGGCTTGCTAGTACTTCTTCTAGGGTATCGAGGTCTATGGGATCGTCATtgaacgcaaaaaaataaaaagtcggAAATGTCGTGTCAGTACTGCGCCAACGTGATGCGCCGCACTGTTTTTTGCATTCGCGCGTGTACCATTCCCTCCGAGATCACGGGCgcgtaatctcggaggccatgcgcctACGTACGTACTTttaccagcgaaaaaaaaaaggaaagaaagaaagaaagaaaaggcatagGCGCCGACACAAAGAGTACAAAAACGATTTAACTGACGTTCCGGCCCCTACACAGGAGCCTTCTTCAAGGCTCCCGTGCGGGTCTGGAACACCAAAGAATTTTATCTTTGTGTCAGCGCCTGTTCTGCCTTTCCcgctgctcttctttttttcgctgtgGCTCTACCCGACCAGACGAGATTTCGTCAGACTCTCGATTCCACGTACTTGCACTTCTCGACCCTGGTGACCTGCGGGAAGCGCTCGGTGTTGACGACGGTCATCCAGAGGCCCTTCCAGTTCTTGGCCCACCCGATGCGCAGGTACACGGCCTCGGAGCGGCACACGAAGCTGCCGTGCTGTTTCTCTGCGGTGAACGCCAGCGTGTAGTTCTCCACCCACTGGACCTCGTGCGGGGGCGTCTTGTAAAGCGTGTGGTACAGGTCGTACATCTGGTTGTAGTACCGGTCCACGATCGCTTGAACTTTCTCGCTACGAGAGCGCACCAAAATAAACCTTGGGATGAACGCATACGCAACACAAGCGTGCAAAATTAACAGAATGCTGTCAAGGCTATTTTGCTTTTAAGCGTTGTTTTATAGTCTTTAGAGGATATGTAAAAGAAGGCATCTTCGCAGCTGTAGGTCCTGGATAAGAGTGCCTGAACTTTCTGCCGAGGCAGGTCTAATACCTTGCGCTTTGCAAGCCCATATTGCGAGGGAGTAAATTAAAGCTTGTCGGGCCCTTGGGCCCGACAAgcttttcatttcatttgccTGCTGGACCCATTTCAAAACGCAACCTACTTTCCGATGTCTCTTCAAGAACCTGTTTTTCCTGTCGATGTGGTCTGCTACTGTTCACTTATCATTTGTGACTTAGCACTGGGTGCTTAGGTTCGTTATCTAATGCCCTGTAATATATCGTGATGCATTCACTATATGATATATCAGAAAGACAGAAAAGCTCGCTGAATGATTGAAACCTGAGCCCTGCTGCTTACTGCTTCAAATGTTGATCGGTTGGCAATCATAATTTGACGCAGCATTACCATCATCCTCGCACAGGCAAGGAGTGCAGATAAGTTATCTGAAGTTACTGCCACTTTTTAACAAGAAAACGCGTTTTCAAATCACTTCACAATACTGCACTCATTTCGCAGGCATTTCTTATAGACTTGGAGAATTTACACAACGGCGTATACTAATCTCCATGCGTCACTTATTCACCCTATTGTAATTCAGTTTCACGTCTTGGGGCGCACTAACACCCAAACGAAAATCCCGGACGTTACGTTTTTTCGGTTGTAACGACTGCCCGTACACGTTCCAATGCTGTACTTCCCCGCGCACTTACATGGGGTAGTCGTGATTGAACACGCACAGGTCCAGGTCCCTCGCGCACGAAGGTCTTCCGTGCACGAACCCTGACGGGATGATGGACGCCGCTGGTACGAGCGACGTCTTCCCTTTGGGGAAGCGCCTGTCCCCGGAGAACGGAGGGTCCTTGTGGTACAGGACCACCACGCCACCTGCGCCGCCCGAGCCGTGGTGGTGCGGGAACTCGGAGGCCAGAACCGTAGCGGCAGTCCAAAGCAGGCCCAGGCAAAGGACGGCGGATGCTGTCGGCAACAGCTGCGCCTGTGCGGACAATAGGTCCCGTTGCTGGTTGTTAAAAATTCGGGGAGCAAAAGCATTTGCACTTAGGGAACAAGTACACACGCAGGATGGTCATTCTGGGCTAAAAGCTACGTGAGTAGCTTGacgaactgcaaaaaaaaaaatgtcttacaAAGACAGTAGCAAAGTAaacagtgggcctcttcgattatccGTCCCTGACAGTCGCGAACTGTCACAGGCGACGCAGGCCACAGGCGGTGCTTTCAGCCAGTGACGGTTGCGTATGCAGCGTCTCGGAGAGTCCTGGACAATCCGGGTCAAATCAAGGAGGGCCATGTGTGTGCACAGTTACAACGGTGTAGGGAGTTCTACAAATTTTCGCAAGCAGTAGCGTCTTGCGCCTAGCGAGGATGTGTCACGTGCGCTGGAAAAGTAATCGAAATGACTCCTTCATTGGGAGCACTCAGAAGCTTAGTGAGTTAATCGACGTGCTGTGATTTCATGAGAACGTGGTCCTTTACAAACTTACGCATGAGCCGTACACCTCTTCCAGATTTGGTCGCGCACcgctgcaactaaatctaagaACCCCGTTTCGTTTACTTCTGCATCAGATGGCAAGTTCAATAGGCCGGCCGATAATTAAAGCACCTAATCGAATTGTTTCTTCTGCGCGAAGATTCGAAACTAGCCACCGACATCGCGCTGACCAAGATGAGCCAATGAAACGTCAGTGATTACTGTGGTGTCTGCAACATACGTACATGCTTGTCTATATTCCACGTCCACTCAGCCCAGATTATTTTATGTGCGTCGCACTAGACGCGCCATCTGCAGCCAGCACGGTAAGTTGGCGCCGATTGGTGCATGGGCCAAGAAGGGCGGAAACAGCGCAAGGGGCGAGACGGAGCAGAAGGCGATGCTCAGGGCATTGTCATTATGTGTCCACTAATGCGAAATAACGAGAAATGCGGTATCCcctccctccccaccacctttTCTGAGATAATCTTAATTCTGTCGCGCTCGTACACTTCATTCGCCACTTGAAGCCGTATAAATGGCTTCAAGTCAGCGCCATGTATGTCCACAGTTTGCGTCCAGCCCCTAGCGCTCTTCCCATTCTTCCTCTGTGAGCAACACAACCTCCACCTTGGCTGGAAACCGAACCAGCAGTCTCGTTCGCGACACATCCACGTTCTCAACGAGCGTTTGCACATATCACTTCCAGGGACAAGGGCAGGGTGGGGAGAGCAGCAATCCGTTCCGTGGCCGGCCCGGTCCTCACCGTGCCTATCCGTGGCGGAGTCCCGAGTCTCTGCCGAGTGTCCATGGCGAACAGCTTGTGCCTGGGCGCCCGTTCGCGCGGATGTCGCTCTCTACGTGTTCTGCGTGGACGCGTGGTCCGGCACCGGTGTTTTAAGGCGGCCCGCGCTACAAAAGGGGCACCGGGCCGGAACGGGGCCAAGGGAGAGCGGCCACCGCCGCGCAGTGCGCATTGTCTCTGCGGTCGGCCGGGATGCCACCGGCACCGCTAATTGCGCGCCTCGCGTCCCGTCGGTGTGGAAGGGGCGTACGTCCCCGCGGTGAAAGCGAACGCGACGATTCCACGCTTGTCCGATGAGGCGCTTGTGCGTGGCGGAAGGTGGGGGAGCGCGTTCGGTGTTGTCCGTCCCGGCTGGCCCTTCTCGCGGGTCGCCCTTTGCGACTTGGCGTTCGAGGCGCCATCTGGAATTTGAGATGGCGTGCTCGTGCCGCGCGTGGTGCTCTCATAAAAGCGCTTCCTATCTAAAGGTGAATTTAGGCTGTCTCTAGATTTTAACGCGATGGTGTTAAGGGCCCAGTGTAGCGGAAAATCCGGTGACGGCGTCGGCGCcagcgtcggcggagttgtccgtgaacGAAAATTTGCGTATATATTCAGGTATATGTCTGTGTCACGCGTTTCTGTATGACATGCTATATATATGcgagttatattgccacaccatcaTATCACTTAAGTTGCTCATACGTTCATAcgcttacattcttgacaaagttattcctcgacaTGGAACAAGACACCGACAGCGCCTTTAATGTTAAATATTTTCAGACTTAAATATTTAAAATGCGACACCATAacggaaacctgaaaatgatgtagtTTTTTGGTGCGGCTGTTCACTACCTCCGGTTCGGCCCACGCGAGAGGCCGCGTTACCAAAAAactcgtcttcgtgcatagcgttcgccgtcagcgtttcccggtaataagtggcagttgccgggaagcgtgagaagcagtcagggatctttgaatgctaacgGCGTTCCAcatcttaaaggcgaagcttaagcgtgctccaaaATTTTCCTCGTTCTAGACTATACAATGTCTGTAGACGAAACTCGGTAATGATTCTATTTCATTCGATCGATTGCGGTGCATACAGACCTCTGCGAGGGTTATTGACAGGAGTTCTCTGAATACAATAAGAATACAACATTTATAAGGTTTTCAATTCCACAGGCTATCTATCAATAGTTTGCATACTTCGCTAAAAAATCTATAGATATTCTGTAGACTAAATATGTTTTAGCCAGGCTTCTGTCGTGTGTTTTGACATAAATACGTAAACGACTTATTATAAATATTGTTTTTCAGGCGTAACAACATATCACAGGGAGATGAAATTTCAAATAAGAGCTGACAGACAAGTGCCATTAGGAGGGGTACAACGCTTGCCTAGCAATAAATGCGTTTTTTTTCTTAGTTAAAATGGGCCGATTAATCTTTTCGCGTTCTGCAACCATTCCTCtctctgctactgctgctgtaCAGATATTAGAGCTTTCTGTCAAATAAGAGATGAATGAAGTGCACGCTGACATTGTAGTATGATTAGACTGCAGTTAGCATTGTACATACTATCCCGCTTGCTATGACGTTGTTTAGAAATTTCCATTCTGCTAGTGGATCAGGCTAACCGGGAGACCGGAGCACAGAAAACGCATCTTGGACTCCATGAATGATCTCCAAGAAACACAGCTGTGCATTTGTCTTTAACTGCACCCCACAGAACCCCGTCCCTTCCCTTCCTACTGAGGTGGTAATTACCAAGAGGGGAAGTCGTACACGTGTATAGGAAATGAAACGTTTTTACGACTAACACCACACCTTGTTCGTGCGCTAAGGACCGAAAGAAAGCCATCTGCGCCATGCATAGATAGAAACCACACTAGTTCGCAGCTTCCTGAGTGGCAACCTTCATAAAGTGATTAGCTAGGAGGCTTGCACTTGCTGTGTACCTAACATTGATTGGGTTTGCGAGGATCCGCCGAAGGACATTTTGCAATCTGTCACTCGCTATTGAAGCCCAGTAAAATGAAGTTTCCTTCCATCCTGCCCCGGGGGTTCTCCCAACCATCTTGACTGTAGTTAGAGTGTCGACCACCAGGTGGATCTTCGTTCGTAAGTCCTGTCGTGCCCACGCAGCACAGCAGGTGCGGCGCCTCATCGCCTGCCGTGTGCGCTGGGAGTCGTCACACTGAAGTCGACCGCTGGGAACGCTGTAACGTCGCTGTCGGAACACAGGCCGGCGTGTGGCGTAACGCCGGCTGACGCGcggctttttctctttctttatcggCGCTGCCTTCGCGACCTTCCCGCGCCCCATCGCGACGTCTGCGCTTTTTGTCTCGGAGAACATTGCACGGGGTAGTCCGCGGCGGACGTCTCGGTGAAAGGAAGCTTAAAGCACGCGCCGCGCCGCGCTCTCGCCCCGCTACTTGTAAGGCTCAAGCGCTACCCCCCTGCAGGCGGCCGTTGATTGTATCGGGCCATGTAACGAGCACGGAGCGACAGGCATCCCGATTTCATTCGAAGTTGTTCGCGCCCCGGTTATTCGTCGACTTTGTTACGAAGCAAACGGTGCTCGATTAGTGTTCGAAATTGGTTGAAAGGATCAGAGCAACGTGTGTCGCGCTGTCAGAGTTGCTAGTTACACATCAAACCCGGCTGCGAAAGAGACACACGGGGATGATCCCAGAGTGTTGAAAGCAGGCCTTGACCCATGGGCGCTGGGGCTCGTTCCGTATGCAGGGTCGCGGGTACGTGGGCGTCCGAAGCGCACCCGCGGATGCTTGTGTGCGGCGTACGTGATTCGGCTTTCTCTTGAATACGCCGTGAGCATGCGCCTTTCGACATTTGTAAGACAGTAAGAGGACGTCCCCTGGCTCTGAGCGCGCGACCCTCGGAGGAAACGCGCAAGGCGCCCCCTCCTGGAGGTTTCACGTTCTATTCTCCTTGAGAGCAAGCAGGACGACGCCGAAGTGAGACGAACACAAGTATACAagtacttctttaagaaaaaatattctagaatcaagatttgcacagcttggtttaagcttttcaattataagtatcctttctctaggagcctcctctcttggaaagtgccacagggatatttgctcaaccgtggagaaatttataattgctacaaagagattgtcttgaattcttaaacattttatttttgttcatttcctacagttagctttaccaattttagtatttaataaacattgcctaatttcacccaaaccttggccaatcccccacagtgggtgtgcgcatTGCAtgaggaataccataccataccataccacaaGCATACGTTCCTCCTTTATGAGGTACGGCCACGgacatttttttcaatgttaccTATAACCCTTTCCATGGATAGGCGCAGGAACTACAGGACACATAAGCGCGCACACCGCGCAACTGGAAATTGATGATTCAACTGAAGGTTCCCTCGCAAACGCGTTTTACCAACTCCCTGGTGCTTGAACATTCACTACAAGGTTCCGGAGTTAGCTGCCTTGTAAAGCTTCGTCGCCACCAACATTTACCGACCCAGTTTTGCGTTgctaaaaaagagaaagaaattgaaagTGTTGTGTCATTTGGTCCGGTTTAAATTCTAGACCACCTTAAA comes from Dermacentor andersoni chromosome 9, qqDerAnde1_hic_scaffold, whole genome shotgun sequence and encodes:
- the LOC126528522 gene encoding neurotrophin 1-like — protein: MDTRQRLGTPPRIGTAQLLPTASAVLCLGLLWTAATVLASEFPHHHGSGGAGGVVVLYHKDPPFSGDRRFPKGKTSLVPAASIIPSGFVHGRPSCARDLDLCVFNHDYPIEKVQAIVDRYYNQMYDLYHTLYKTPPHEVQWVENYTLAFTAEKQHGSFVCRSEAVYLRIGWAKNWKGLWMTVVNTERFPQVTRVEKCKYRNKPCDYMVPCYKSSCKQREMLYPLIAVNPYDPGQKPLIDLFPIPSGCVCYVDDYRFH